Below is a window of Cytobacillus firmus DNA.
AGGCTTCTTTAAAGGATTTAGCCCGCTTAAATAGCTTTTATCATCAATCATGTCAGTTTCCGCCGGAATATCTATGTATGGCCTTCTCAGCTAAATTCCCTTCTCTAAGGCTATATCCGTTGCTTTTTCAAACAATTCGACGGTTTGATCGATGCATTTAATAAAGTATGCTCTAATATCTTTCCTGGCACACATGCCCAAAGAGCTGCCATACGCAACAAGACCGGATTTGGCCATCTGCATAATAAATTCAAGCATAAATGTATCTGTGTATAACTTTTGAGCATTGAGGTTAACGTCATTAGCTGAAAAGCCTCTTGGTATTGGAAACTTTTCATTTTGGAAAAAGTCAGTCAGAAACTTGATATGGCCATCCGATAATTGACGGGCGAATTCAATTACAGGTTTTATTTCGTTATCTTCCACGGTCTTAACAAAATAATCCAGAAGAGGCAATGACATGCTGTCATTTAGGTAACCTGTCCATAAAACTGCCATTTCACCTGAAGTCAAATGAACCTTGTTTTCTTCCATCCCAAATCCCCCTATTTATCGTTATTTTTATCATTTCCTGATTTCAGGGGATTATGAAAAAAGACTCCCTGATTGGGAGCCTCCATGTTCACTCTGTTATAGAACCGGGTTTAATATTTTTACCGTAAAAAATCTCATCCATCTCTGTTGTGAGCCGCTCAGTAATCTCTTCGGCCTCATTCGGATCAAGCGTGTCCTTGGTGTATCCAAATAAATAATTATCCAAATCGAAATCCCTTATTTTACATTTGGTATGAAAGGTGTGTGCCTGATAAATATTTACGTCGATCATATCAAAATCCTCTTTTGCTTCATCGGGAATATAATTCTGAATCGAACTGATATCATGGTCGATATAGAGTTTTTTCCCGTCCTTGTCCCGTGTGAATCCCCTGACTCTGTAATCAATGGTCATGATGTCTGTATCAAAGGAATGGATCAGGTAATTAAGGGCTTTTAGCGGGGAAATTTCTCCGCAGGTGGATACATCTATATCAGCCCTGAATGTGCTGATTCCTTCGTCAGGATGATATTCAGGATAGGTATGAACGGTAATATGGCTCTTATCCAGCTGCATGACTACGTTATCCGGCAGCGGTCCGGGAGATTCATCATATGATTCAGCCGGTACCTCCACTACTGGCCCTTCAGATACAAGGACCGTCACACTTGCACCTTGTGGCACATAATCCTGCTGTGCCACATTCAGGACATGTGCACCAATAATATCGGAAACATTCGTAAGTATTTTTGTGAGCCGCTCCGCGCTATATTCCTCATCAATATAATCTATATAGGCTTCACGCTCTTCCCTTGTCCTCGTATAACAAATATCATACATATTAAAGCTGAGTGATTTTGTCAGATTATTAAATCCATGGAGTTCAATTCTTTGTTCCGGTGTCAGTTTCAACATGCTTCCCCCTTTGCAGCTCATCTGTTCATTTTCATTTTTATAATTATGTTACCCAAACTTTTTACTTAAAAACGGAAAATATCGAATCACGGTTAAAGTGACAGGCAAACAGGGTAGAAAAATAAGGAAAGCCGCAATGTTTTGCATTTCCGGATTTTTAGATCTTATAATGAATGGGTATACCTTTGATATTGGGTTTAAAGGTGCATGGGAGGAGATTATTTGAGGAAGGTTTTATTTATACTTATCCTGTTATTTCTCGGTTTCGCTTTTTCACAGCCTGATGAAAAATCAGCAGATGATTCTAAGTCAGGAACTGTAATGGATAATATAAAAACAGATATTCAGCTTTTTAAAGACAATAAGGACCTCCAGAATATAATTACTGGCGTGATGGAGGAGGCGCAAAACTGGGCAGATCAATTACTCCTGACAATCGGGCAATATACCGGGGAAAGAAATTCTCCTGAAGATACAGCCGAAAAACCTGTTTTGGAAGCCCCTGAGGAACAAACCTTTTCTATTCATAACATAGAAATAGGGGATGATAAGGCTGAAATCGAAAAGAATCTCGGTCCCTCCATCCGTATCTCTGCGAATGAATATGGAACAGACTGGCATGCCTATCATGATCACTATCAAAATTTCGTAATGGTCGCTTATGACAAGCAGGAAAAAGCAGCGGGCATATATACAAATCAGGATCTGATTTCTTCCACAAAAGAGATTGCCTACGGGACGCCAAAGGCATCCGTGGCGGAGCAGCTTGGAAAGCCGCTGGACAGAATGAGAAAAGACTTGGTCATCTTTCAGCTTGAAGAAAAGCGTGATTATGACTTATACGAACTGGATGGGAATTACGTAACCATTTTTTATGATAAGCATCGTGACAATACGGTCACATCCATTCAAATAATCAGCAAATCACTTGAAAAGCAAAAAGAATCCTTTTATGCAAATGCCAGCAGTGTCTTAAAAGAAGGATTTGAATGGCAGCTTTTCGATATTACTAATGCCGAGAGAGTAAATCATGGAGTGCCCGTTCTGGAGTGGGACGATACGGTTAAGGAAACGGCGCGCAAGCACAGCAGCGATATGGCAGAGAATAATTATTTTGACCATACCAATCTGCAGGGCCTCTCCCCTTTTGACAGAATGCAGGCGGATGAAGTTTCATTTATGTTAGCCGGGGAAAACCTTGCTTCCGGTCAATTCAGCAGTATCTTTGCTCACGAAGGATTAATGAATTCACTCGGCCACCGCAAAAATATTCTGCGTAGGGATTATGAATTTTTGGGTGTCGGTGTCGCTTTTAATTCAAAATCACAGCCTTATTATACGGAAAATTTTTATGCCAACTAAAAGCTCCCGCTTCAGCAGGAGCTTTTTTTCGTTATTTTGCAATCTTCGCTTTAATGAACATTTCCCCCTATAGTGCATACCCTATATCAGCCTATTTAAAATTAGAGGAACGAGGGTGAGACAGATGGTTGTAAAGGCACGGGATCAGGATATTGATTTGCTGGCGCGCCTTCTTCGGGCAGAGGCTGAAGGAGAAGGCCAGCAGGGTATGCTAATGGTTGGAAATGTGGGGATTAACCGAATCAGGGGGAATTGTTCTGATTTCAAAGGAATTCGCACCATACCGCAAATGATTTACCAGCCACATGCTTTTGAAGCTGTCCAAAAAGGCTATTTTTATCAGAGGGCAAGGGAAGTGGAAAGAAGACTCGCGCGAAGGGCTGTACGTGGTGAGCGGATCTGGCCATCCAAATTTGCACTATGGTATTTCCGGCCGCCTGGCGAATGTCCGCCCACATGGTACAATCAGCCCTTAGCCGGAAGATTTAAGCTGCATTGCTTTTACGAGCCTACAGCGGAAGAATGCGAGAATGTTTATAATACATTTTAAAAGAATCCCTGCCAATTGGATACTGGCGGGGATTTTTCTTGACATTAAATTTCCTGATCCATCAGAATGCCTTTTTTCACGTAATCAATTATTTTCCCGGCTTCATCAAACGCTCTTTTTCTCCCATAAGGATGCTGCTTCCATTGCTCTTTCCCGGTTGCACCATCATCAGAACATACGAGAGAGTAGTTTATCCAATTTGGCATATACGTCAATAATGTTAAGTGCAGCCTCCTCATATGAAATGGAGCCGTCACAACAATGATATTGGAGATGTTCTCCAGCCCGCACATCCGGTCCATAACCAGCATAGAGGCAAGCACATTTTCTTTTGTATGAAGAGATTTATTTTCAATGAAGAGGTCATTGGGGTGAATTCTGTACAAAATGGCTTTTTTCATTAACATTTCTGCTTCAGTCATTTCATTGCCCGGCCATTTTACACCACCTGATAAAAGCAGCTTTTTTGCCCTTCCTTCTTGATAAAGCCTGACAGCTTCAGGCAATCGATATTCTGCAGCTCTGCTGCTTCCAGGCACAAATATTAAATCTCCTTTTTTCAGATTATCCTCAATCCCATCATAAAGCAGCTTGGAAACATCTTCCTCATTTAAATGCCTGGGGCTGAATTCCGAGATTTTCACAAACCTTCCCCCTTTCGTTCCCAGCTTATTAACTTCCTGTATTATACTATTCTTCCGGGACAAGAGCTCTCCTTATATATGCCTAGTCAAAAAGAAAAAGCAGCGGAAATCCGCTGCTTTTGTTTAGAAAGTTTTTGCTTTGTCTTTTGCACGGGCAATGGCATCAGCTTTGATTTCTTCAGCTTTATCAGGCATTGCGTTGTGCCCTTCCACGAACAGACCCTCGAATGAAGGGACGCCGAAGAATTGCATTAATACTGTTAAATAACGGTGACCCATTTCCATCTCAGCTGCAGGCCCTTCAGAATAGATGCCTCCACGAGCCTGGATGTGAATCGCTTTTTTGTCAATCAATAACCCGATTGGGCCTTCAGCCGTATACTTAAATGCCTTGCCGGCTACAGCCACTGAATCAAGATACGCTTTCATTACTGGAGGGAACGAAAAGTTCCAAAGTGGTGTAACAAACACATATTTGTCAGCTGCAACGAATTGTTCGCTTAGTTCGGATAAGCGGCCTACTTTTGTCTTTTCATCTTCAGACAGTTCATCAAAACCTTTGCCTGACTGAAGCTTGCCCCATCCGCTGAATACATCTACATCAATTGCCGGGACATTTTCCTTGTATAAATCAATATGAACGATTTCATCATTTGGATTAGCTTCCTTGTAGGAATCAATAAATGCCTTTCCTGTTGCCATACTGTATGACACTTTATCATCATGAGGGT
It encodes the following:
- a CDS encoding DUF3231 family protein yields the protein MEENKVHLTSGEMAVLWTGYLNDSMSLPLLDYFVKTVEDNEIKPVIEFARQLSDGHIKFLTDFFQNEKFPIPRGFSANDVNLNAQKLYTDTFMLEFIMQMAKSGLVAYGSSLGMCARKDIRAYFIKCIDQTVELFEKATDIALEKGI
- the speD gene encoding adenosylmethionine decarboxylase is translated as MKLTPEQRIELHGFNNLTKSLSFNMYDICYTRTREEREAYIDYIDEEYSAERLTKILTNVSDIIGAHVLNVAQQDYVPQGASVTVLVSEGPVVEVPAESYDESPGPLPDNVVMQLDKSHITVHTYPEYHPDEGISTFRADIDVSTCGEISPLKALNYLIHSFDTDIMTIDYRVRGFTRDKDGKKLYIDHDISSIQNYIPDEAKEDFDMIDVNIYQAHTFHTKCKIRDFDLDNYLFGYTKDTLDPNEAEEITERLTTEMDEIFYGKNIKPGSITE
- a CDS encoding CAP-associated domain-containing protein, with protein sequence MRKVLFILILLFLGFAFSQPDEKSADDSKSGTVMDNIKTDIQLFKDNKDLQNIITGVMEEAQNWADQLLLTIGQYTGERNSPEDTAEKPVLEAPEEQTFSIHNIEIGDDKAEIEKNLGPSIRISANEYGTDWHAYHDHYQNFVMVAYDKQEKAAGIYTNQDLISSTKEIAYGTPKASVAEQLGKPLDRMRKDLVIFQLEEKRDYDLYELDGNYVTIFYDKHRDNTVTSIQIISKSLEKQKESFYANASSVLKEGFEWQLFDITNAERVNHGVPVLEWDDTVKETARKHSSDMAENNYFDHTNLQGLSPFDRMQADEVSFMLAGENLASGQFSSIFAHEGLMNSLGHRKNILRRDYEFLGVGVAFNSKSQPYYTENFYAN
- a CDS encoding cell wall hydrolase, which codes for MVVKARDQDIDLLARLLRAEAEGEGQQGMLMVGNVGINRIRGNCSDFKGIRTIPQMIYQPHAFEAVQKGYFYQRAREVERRLARRAVRGERIWPSKFALWYFRPPGECPPTWYNQPLAGRFKLHCFYEPTAEECENVYNTF
- a CDS encoding YdcF family protein; its protein translation is MKISEFSPRHLNEEDVSKLLYDGIEDNLKKGDLIFVPGSSRAAEYRLPEAVRLYQEGRAKKLLLSGGVKWPGNEMTEAEMLMKKAILYRIHPNDLFIENKSLHTKENVLASMLVMDRMCGLENISNIIVVTAPFHMRRLHLTLLTYMPNWINYSLVCSDDGATGKEQWKQHPYGRKRAFDEAGKIIDYVKKGILMDQEI
- a CDS encoding FMN-dependent NADH-azoreductase, giving the protein MAQVLYITAHPHDDKVSYSMATGKAFIDSYKEANPNDEIVHIDLYKENVPAIDVDVFSGWGKLQSGKGFDELSEDEKTKVGRLSELSEQFVAADKYVFVTPLWNFSFPPVMKAYLDSVAVAGKAFKYTAEGPIGLLIDKKAIHIQARGGIYSEGPAAEMEMGHRYLTVLMQFFGVPSFEGLFVEGHNAMPDKAEEIKADAIARAKDKAKTF